The nucleotide window AATGAGCACCACGGCCGCTACCCACTCGTAGGCCGCTACCGCCACCCCTACTTTGAAGCCGGAGCCCGACATACCGATGAACTGCTCGGCCGAGATGTTGGAGGCAATCATGGAGGCCCCGATGGCCCACCACGTCAGGGAGCCTTCGGCCAGGAAGTAGTCTTTGGTGCTTTGTTCGGCCTTCTGCTTGCTCTTGTAGATGTAGAAACCGTAGGCCGAAACCCCGATCAGGTACACGAAGAAGACGAGCAGGTCTAGCGTCGTAAGGTTATTGCTCATGAGGAGAGGTGAAAAAAGGTAGAGGTTGAGAGCCGGAAGATAGGCCGCACACGTTTGCTGCGGACTATGCTGCCGACAGTAATTGCGGGGCCGGCCCGCAGCCCGGCCCCGCAATTACCGCTGCTGCCTCTACCGCTGGCTGAAGGCCACGTCGTTGTAGCGCAGCTCGTTTTTGAAGGTGCGCAGCTTGGTTTCGTCGTCGATGATGACGTACTCGATACCGGCCATTTCGGCAAAGTCTTCCAGGTACTCGGCCGTGAGGTTCTGGCTGTAGCCGGTGTGGTGGGCGCCGCCGGCCAGAATCCAGGCCGCCGCGCCGGTGCTCAGGTCGGGCTTCACTTTCCAGAGCACGCGGGCTACGGGCAGCTTGGGCAAATCCTGCTCGGGCGCTACGGCTTCCACCTCATTCACCACCAGCCGGAAGCGGTGACCCAGATCCACGATGGTGGCATTCAGGGCCGGACCGGCGGGGCAGTTGAATACCAGGCGGGCCGGGTCAGCCTTGCCGCCGATGCCCAGCGGGTGCACTTCTACCTTGGCTTTGCCTTCGGCGATGCTGGGGCAGATTTCGAGCATGTGAGAGCCCAGCACCAGCTCGTTGCCGGGCTGGAAGTGGTAGGTGTAATCTTCCATGAAGGAGTTGCCACCGGGCAGGCCCGCGCCCATCACCTTCATGGCCCGCACCAGGGCCGAGGTTTTCCAGTCGCCCTCGCCGCCGAAGCCGTAGCCCTCCGCCATCAGGCGCTGGGTGGCAATGCCGGGCAGCTGAGCCATGCCGTGCAAATCCTCGAAGGTATCCGTGAAGCCGATAGCGCCGGTATCCTGCAGGAACTTGCGCATGCCCACTTCGATGCGGGCCGCCTCACGCAGACTTTCACGCTGGTCGCCGCCTTCTTTGAGGGAGTCACCCAGCTCGTATTCCTGCTCGTAGGTCGCCAGCAGGTCGTTCACCTGCTCGTCGGTGGCGGCGTTAATCACCGCTACCAGGTCGCCGATGCCGTAGGTGTTTACCGAGTAGCCAAATTTCAGCTCGGCTTCTACTTTGTCGCCTTCGGTCACGGCTACGTAGCGCATGTTGTCGCCGAAGCGCACGATGCGGGCGCCCTGCCAGTCGGCCCAGGCGCAGGCCGCGCGGGCCCAGATGCTGAGGCGCTCCTGCACGTCGGCGCTCTGCCAGTGGCCTACCACCACCTTGCGCTTCACCTTCAGGCGGGCTCCAATGAAGCCAAACTCCCGGTCGCCGTGCGCCGACTGGTTGGTGTTCATGAAGTCCATGTCGATGTCGGCCCAGGGAATGTCGCGGTTGAACTGGGTGTGCAGGTGCGCCAGCGGCTTCTGCAGAATCTTCAGGCCGTTGATCCACATTTTAGCCGGCGAGAAGGTGTGCATCCAGGCAATCAGCCCCACGCAGTTAGCCGTGGTGTTGGCTTCCTGCACCAGCTTGGTAATGCCGTCCGGGCCGGTCAGCACGGGCTTATACACAATCTTGATGGGCAGCGCCGAGCCCAGGGCTTCGGCAATCTGCTGGGAATGCTGCGCCACCTGCTCCAGGGTTTCGGGTCCGTAGAGGTGCTGGCTGCCGGTGATAAACCAGGCTTCGTAGTGGGAAAGGTCAATCATGATGTCGGAGTAGAAAACCGGGTGGGTCCAGCCGATTTATTTGATGAGAATGGCGTTGCTATTTTTTAGCTCCCCTCCTTATTTGAAGGAGGGGTGGCCGGAGGCCGGGGTGGTCAGACTACCGCTAGAAGTTTAGCGTTAGCGGGTCGTTGGGGTGGCTTTTTAGTTCTAACTCAACCACCCCGCCCTTCGGGCACCCCTCCTTCAAATAAGGAGGGGAACTAGCTCCTAGTTTTTATCACTCACTCCTCTTTCTAGCGCTGGCCGTAGTAGGAGTTGGCGCCGTGCTTGCGCTCGTAGTGCTTTTGGATGAGGGCTTGCTTGAGGCGGGGCACATCGGGCCGGAGGGTGCAGCTGAGGTAAGCCATGCGGGCTACTTCTTCCAGCACGGCGCTGTTGTACACCGCTTTTTCCACCGTTTTCCCCCAGGTGAAGGGCGCGTGGTTGCTGAGCAGCACCATCTCCACTTCCTTGGGCGAAAGGCCGCGCTTTTCAAACTCGTTGATGATCTGCCAGCCGGTCTGGTGTTCGTAGTTACCGGCAATCATGGCATCATCCATGGGCGGGGCGCAGGGCACGTCGGCCGTGAGGTGGTCGGCGTGGGTGGTACCCAGGATGGGGATATCAAGTTGGGCCTGGGCCCAGGCCGTGGCGTAGGTGGAGTGCGTGTGCACAATACCCCCTATTTCGGGCCAGTGCCGGAACAGCACCGCGTGGGTTTTGGTATCCGACGAGGGCCGGCCGGAGCCTTCCACCGTGTTAGCGTCGAAGTCCACAATCACAATGTCCTCGGGCCGCAGCGTATCGTAGGGCACCCCGCTGGGCTTGATGGCAAACACGCCTTTTTCGCGGTCTACCACGCTGGCGTTGCCGAAGGTGAACAGCACCAGCCCGAGCTTGGGCAGCTGCATATTGGCCTCGTAGCATGCCTGTTTCAGATCCTGGTACTGGCTCATGCTGTTTGCTCCGCTAAAGAAGGTTCAACCACGGAAGCTTCGCGCTTGGTCTGGCTTTCCACGAACTGGCCCAGGGCCTGGTACTGCTCGTAGCGGGCCTGGTAGTCGGCCACGCGGGCGGGGTTGGGCTCATAGGTTTCGGCAAAGCCGCTGCCCATGGCCTTCTGCGCCGTCAGCACATCGGCGTGGATGCCAGCCGCCACGGCCGCGTACATGGCCGAGCCCAGGGCCGGGGCCTGCTCCGACTTGGCAATCTTGATGGGCCGGTTGAGCACATCGGCCAGGGTCTGCATCACGAACTGCGACTTCTTGGCCACGCCCCCAATGCCGATAACCTGCTTGATGGGAATGCCCTCCTGCTCGAAGCGCTCCACAATCATCTTGGAGCCGTAGCAGATGGCCTCCACCAGCGCCCGGAAAATCTGCGGGGCCGAGGTGCCCATCGTCAGGTTCGTTAAAGCGCCTTTCAGGGCCTGGTTGGCATCGGGCGTGCGGCGGCCGTTCACCCAGTCCAGCGCCAGTACCTGCGACTCGGCGGGGTCCACGGCGGCGGCGGCTTTGGTCAGTTCTACCAGCAGCTTGTCGCTCAGCTCTTCGCGCAGGGCTTCCTGCTGCTCGGCCGTAAGCGTGCCCGACTGCGGCATCAATGCCTGCAGGGGCCATTCTACCAGCTGCCGGAACCAAGCTAGTAGGTCGCCAAACGCCGACTGGCCGGCTTCCAGCCCCAGCATGCCGGGAATCACGGAGCCATCTACCTGCCCGCAGATGCCTTGCACCAATTTGCTGCCGACTTCGGCGGTTGGAGCCACCACAATGTCGCAGGTGCTGGTGCCCATCACCTTCACCATAGAGTAGGCCTCGATTTCGCCCGCCACTGCGCCGGCGTGGGCATCGAAGGAGCCTACGGCTACTACCGTGTTGGTTGTCAGTCCCAAGCGGGCCGCCCATTCCTCGGAAAGATGACCGGCAATTTCGTCGGCCGTATAGGTTTCTTCGAACAATCGATTGCGCAATTCACCCAAAGAAGGCTCAAGGTGGTTCAAAAACTGCGCCGAGGGCAGGCCGCCCCAGCTTTCGTGCCACATGGCTTTGTGGCCAGCGGCGCAACGGCTGCGCTTAAACGTAGCCAAGTCCTGGCCGGTGAGCAGCAGCGTTACCCAGTCGCAGTGCTCCATCCAGGAGTGCGCGGCCTGGGCCACGGCGGCGTCTTCGCGCGTCACGTGCATAATCTTGGCCCAGAACCACTCCGAGGAGTAGATGCCGCCCTCGAACTTCGTGAAATCCTCCCCGCCCCAGGTGCGGGCTTTATCGTTGATTTCGGCGGCTTCGTCCAGGGCCGTGTGGTCTTTCCAGAGCACGAACATGGCGTTGGGGTTGTCCTCAAAGCCGGGTTTCAAAGCCAGCGAAACGCCATGCTCGTCCACCGCGCCGGGCGTGGAGCCGGTGGTATCCACGGCTATGCCCACAATCTGCTCGGCGGGCACGTGCTGGGCCACGCGGCGGATGCTGGCTTCCAGGCCTTCGATGTAGTCGAGCGGGTGCTGGCGGAACTGGTTGCGGGCGGGGTTGCAGTACTGCAGCTTTTTCCAGCGGGCGTAGTAGTGCACGGCCTGGGCCACCTCGGCGCCGGTGCGGGCATTTACCAGCAGCGCCCGCACGGAATCAGTGCCGTAGTCGACGCCAATCACGTAGGCGTCGGCGCCCGGCGTGGCAGTTTGAGAGTTTTCCACGGGAGAAGGTATTGTGCTAATGTGCGGGAATGTGCTTGTGTGCTAATGGAAAGGTGGGGGTTCTGGCGCAGATGGGCTGTTAACCTCACCTTCTCCCCTATTTCCGAACGCCGAATTGGTATATCGTCGTGGATTTCAGCGTGTCGCCGGGCTTCAGGATGGTGCTCGGGAACTTGGGCTGGTTGGGCGAGTCGGGGAAGTGCTGGGTTTCCAGGCAGAAGCCCGCGTGCTTGCCGTACACGGTGCCGCCCTTGCCGGTGAGGGTGCTATCGAGGAAGTTGCCGGTGTAGAACTGGATGCCGGGTTCGGTGGTCGTCACCGTCATGGTGCGGCCAGTAGTGGGCTCATAAACCGTGGCTGCGGCGTGCATGCCGGTGTTTTGGTTGAGCACCCAGTTGTGGTCGTAGCCGCCGGGCACCTGCGCAATCCGCTCCCCAATGGCGTGGGGCGCGGTAAAGTCGAAGGGCGTGCCGCGTACGGGGCGCAGTTCCCCGGTTGGAATCAGGCCGGCGTCTACCACGGTGTAGCGGTCGGCGGGCAGGGTCACCTCGTGGCCCAGAATGTCCTTGCCGGCACCGTGGTTGAGGTTGAAGTAGGCGTGGTTGGTGAGGTTGACGGGGGTGGCTTTATCGGTGGTAGCCGAGTAGTCGATTTTCAGCGCGTCGTCCTGGGTGAGCGTGTAGGTTACCGTCACCCGCAGGTTGCCGGGGTAGCCTTCCTCACCGTCCTTGCTCAGGTAGGTGAGTTTCAGCGTCGGACCCTCGGCTGAAGAACCGGGCTCAGCCTGCCAGATCACCTGGTCGAAGCCCTTGTTGCCGCCGTGCAGGGTGTTGGCCCCGTTGTTTTTGGCCAGGGTGTACTCCTTGCCATCGAGGGTGAATTTGCCGGCTTTGATACGATTACCGTAGCGCCCGATCAGCGCCCCGAAGTAGGGATTCGACTTGCGGAAAGCCGGGCTCTGGTAGCCGCTCACGTCATCGAAACCCAGCACCACGTCGCCGAGCTTGCCGTCTTTGTCCGGTACCAGCAGGCTGGTGAGTGTGCCACCGTAGTTGGTGATGGTGGCTTTCAGGCCGTGGGCGTTGGTGAGCGTGTAAAGCTTCACCTCGGTACCATCGGTGGTTTTGCCGAAAGAAGCGGAAGCAGGCACAGCGGCAGAAGCAGTTTGGGTGGTGTCAGCAGAAGTGGCTGTTGTTTCGGCAGTTCCGGTCGGCTTCTGCTGTTCGCAGGAGGCCGCAGTCAGCAAGGTGGCCAGGCCGCCCAGAATCAGCCCGCAGGAAGGAGAACGTAGCATGTGGAAGCGAAGAAGGTGGGGTTTGAAGCGGGCGGAAGCGTGGGTGAATCAACGGGCGGGCAAAGCGCGGTAGTGGTGGGGCCTACCCCTACTTCTACCCTATTCCGGTGGCTGGCCGGCTCGTAGCGGGCTTAGCTGGAATCTGGCATCCAAAGTAGAAACTATAATTGATTTACACAATCGTTTGTGTTTTTTTATCTGCTTTTTTTCTTCTGCCTACCGTCTTTTCCGGTTTACCTGCGCTCAAACTGTGCAAGTGCCCTCCTGGCTTTCGTGGCCGCAAAAGAATAAAAATAGCCGCTCCGGGTTGCAGCCCGAAGCGGCTATTCCGCTTATTCCATCCTGTTCTCCTGAGCAACTGCCTGAGGTTGGCGTTTACAGTACCGTAATCGACTGCGAGAACTGCCGCACACCCTGCCGCACCCGCACTAGGTACAGGCCCGGCGCCAGCGTTGCCGCTACGTTTTGCCGCACCTGCGGACGCTCCAGCGTTTGCCGCACCACGGCCTGACCTTGCAGGTTGAACACTTCCACCGTCACCGCCGAAGCGGCACGTAGCTCGGGCAGCTCCAGGATAAAGCCGGTACGGGAGGCGGGGACCGGGAAAATGCTCACGCCCGCCAGCTTCCGGCTGGCTTTGGCAGCGGTGCCTACGCCGGGCGCGGCCACGGCCCAGCGCTGTGCGGCGGTGCCGGCGTAGTCGGCCAGGCTGAGTTGCGTACCGGCAGTGGTAGAAGCGGCGGGCACGCTCACGACGCGGTTGCCATTCAGGGAGGCAAACACGTAGGATCCGTCGCTGGCGCGGTCCATGTGGAACTGCTTGCAGGTGCTGAAAGAATACGTGCCCAACTGAAGCAGCGCCCCGTTGTTGGGCGAGCAGCCGGCCACCGTCACGGCCAGGCCACCCATAGCGTTGGTAATCTTGTAGTCGCCGGTGCCGAGGGCGGTGAAGTCCCACTGCTGGCAGGTGAGGCCCGCGGGCGTACCCTGGGCTACGGCCTGCCCACTCACGCCGGTGCAGCCCCAGGCGTCCCACACCAGGTTGCTGCTTTGGCTGGTGATGGTGTAGCGGCCGGCCGGCAGCCAGTCGCGCGTGACCACGGGCCAGTCGGTGGGGCTCCAGGTGAGCTTGGCCAGGCCCAGCTTGGGGGCGCCATTGTCTTCGCCATCGTAGTAATGGTGGGAAAAATACGTGGCGCCGTTTTCCTCAAACAAGCCCGCGTGGCCCGGGCCCACGTAACGGCCATCCACGTTCAGCACCAGGGTGCCGCCACCTTTGTTTAGGTCCACGCCATTCTGGTCGAGGAAAGGCCCGGTGGGCGACGTAGAACGGCCCACCATGATGTAATACGAGCTGTTGATGCCCCGGCAGCAGGCGCCTCGGTTGAAAAACATGTAATAGTAGTTGCCATGTTTGGTCAGCGCAGCCGCCTCGGGGTCGTTGTTGACCACGGGAAACTGCGTGGTTGCCGGGCCGTTGAGTGGTTTGCCGGTTGCGGCGTCCAGCTCCAGCACGCGCAGGCCACTCCAATAGGAGCCGTAGCTGAACCATACCCGGCCGTCACTGTCTTTGAACAACGAGGGGTCAATAGCATTCACGTTGCTGCCCGCGTTGGTGGATATTACCTCGCCCTGGTCCTCCCATTTGTAGTTGGGGCTGGCCGGGTCCAGCGTCACGTTGGTAGCCAGGCCAATGGCCGACACGCTGGAGCCAAACGTGGAGCAGGAATAGTACAGGTAGTACTTGCCATTCATGTAGATGCAGTCCGGGGCCCAGAACGTGCCTTCGAAGCCGGGCACCTTGGTTTTAATCCAGGCCGGAAAAGCTACTTTGCTGAACACGGTACGGGCGCCTACCTGCCAGTTCACCAAATCGGTGGAGTACATGGTGGCAATACCGTCGCCGGTACCAAATACCCAGTACTTGTTGCCCTCCTTCACGATGTTGGACGGGTCGTGGACGCCGGTAGCGCCCTGCAGGGCGTAGGCCGCGGGCCGGGCCGCGCCCAGCAACACCAGTAGCACCAGCAGCCACCGGAGGGGGCGCAATTGTGGCACGGCGGCCTTGGGGAATAAGCGTGTAAGCATAAGGAAAGTTGAATTCGCTGAAAACGGGCGCTTTTCTATTCGCCGCTGGGTTTCAGTATAGGTTGGTTGATGGCCACCGGCACCCCAAAATTAGGCGTACCGTCGGCGTTCCAGGTGAACTTCTGCATGCGCGGATTGCGCTTTTCCACGCAGCCCTCATTGGGGTTGGAGTTGGCGTGGTAGATAATCCAGTCTTCCTGCCCATCCTTGGACTGGAAAAAGAGTTGTGGCCGGTGGCGTAGGCCCGGTTGGCGGGGCTCTGCGCAAACACCGGCTGGGTTGATTTAATCCAGGAGGCCGGCAGCATAGGGTCGGCGGTGTTGCTGGCCGTGAGCATGCCCAGCGTGTACTGGTCGGTGCCGCAGAAGCTGGCCGAGTACACCAGAAACGTTTTGTCGCCGTGCTTCAGAATTTCGGGGCCTTCATTCACGAAGGGCGGCCCCACGTTTTCCCAAGAGAATTCGGGGTGCGAGAGTTCCACCCGCGGGCCGGTGAGCGTGGTGGGGCTGCTCATCTCGGAAATGTAGATGCGCTGCACGGCGTCGATGCCGTTATGGCCCGACCAGAGGAAGTACCGCTTGTTGTTTTGCTCCAGCACGGTGCCATCAATGGCCCAGAAATCGGCGGAGGTGTTGAACAGCCGGCCCCGGTCTATCCAGGTGCCGGTGGTGGGGTCGGCGGCGGCATTTTCCAGCACCCAGGTGCGCTGCATGCCAAACGTGCCAGCCTGCCCGGCGGTGTAGTAGATGTACCACTTGCCATCCAGGAAGTGCAGCTCCGGCGCCCACAGGTTGGCCGAGGCGTTGCCGTTGGGGGCGGGCGTCCACATCACCGTACTGGGGGCGGTATTGAGGTCCGACATCTTGGCCGTTTTCCAGATGGCCAGCCGCTCGTTGAGCGTGTGCATGTAGTAGTAGAAACCGTCTTTTTGCACCACCCACGGGTCGGGCCCGGAGGGCAGCAGCGGGTTCTGGAAGGTGGTAGCCGTGGTAGTAGGCGGCACCACCGGCGGCACAAACGGCGCGGGCTTGCTGTCCTGGCAGGCCGGTGCTGCCAGCACCAGCAGCCAGAGCAGCGGAGAGAACAGGAAGCGAATAAAGCTACGCATGAGAAAAATACGGCTGCTGGCGATAAGTTAAACGGCCGCCCCCGGCAGGTGCCCGGAACGGCTGTTCAAAGGAGTGGCTTAGAAACCGGGGTTCTGCTTCAGGTTTTTGTCGATATCAATATCCGTCTGCGGAATGGGCAGCAGCTTGTTTCTGGGCGTGATGAAGTTGTTGAAGTCGGCGTCGCGGCTGCGCAGCTCGTTCAGCCCTTCTTCGGTGTCGAACAGGCC belongs to Hymenobacter sp. J193 and includes:
- a CDS encoding ribulokinase, producing the protein MENSQTATPGADAYVIGVDYGTDSVRALLVNARTGAEVAQAVHYYARWKKLQYCNPARNQFRQHPLDYIEGLEASIRRVAQHVPAEQIVGIAVDTTGSTPGAVDEHGVSLALKPGFEDNPNAMFVLWKDHTALDEAAEINDKARTWGGEDFTKFEGGIYSSEWFWAKIMHVTREDAAVAQAAHSWMEHCDWVTLLLTGQDLATFKRSRCAAGHKAMWHESWGGLPSAQFLNHLEPSLGELRNRLFEETYTADEIAGHLSEEWAARLGLTTNTVVAVGSFDAHAGAVAGEIEAYSMVKVMGTSTCDIVVAPTAEVGSKLVQGICGQVDGSVIPGMLGLEAGQSAFGDLLAWFRQLVEWPLQALMPQSGTLTAEQQEALREELSDKLLVELTKAAAAVDPAESQVLALDWVNGRRTPDANQALKGALTNLTMGTSAPQIFRALVEAICYGSKMIVERFEQEGIPIKQVIGIGGVAKKSQFVMQTLADVLNRPIKIAKSEQAPALGSAMYAAVAAGIHADVLTAQKAMGSGFAETYEPNPARVADYQARYEQYQALGQFVESQTKREASVVEPSLAEQTA
- a CDS encoding L-ribulose-5-phosphate 4-epimerase, whose protein sequence is MSQYQDLKQACYEANMQLPKLGLVLFTFGNASVVDREKGVFAIKPSGVPYDTLRPEDIVIVDFDANTVEGSGRPSSDTKTHAVLFRHWPEIGGIVHTHSTYATAWAQAQLDIPILGTTHADHLTADVPCAPPMDDAMIAGNYEHQTGWQIINEFEKRGLSPKEVEMVLLSNHAPFTWGKTVEKAVYNSAVLEEVARMAYLSCTLRPDVPRLKQALIQKHYERKHGANSYYGQR
- the araA gene encoding L-arabinose isomerase; amino-acid sequence: MIDLSHYEAWFITGSQHLYGPETLEQVAQHSQQIAEALGSALPIKIVYKPVLTGPDGITKLVQEANTTANCVGLIAWMHTFSPAKMWINGLKILQKPLAHLHTQFNRDIPWADIDMDFMNTNQSAHGDREFGFIGARLKVKRKVVVGHWQSADVQERLSIWARAACAWADWQGARIVRFGDNMRYVAVTEGDKVEAELKFGYSVNTYGIGDLVAVINAATDEQVNDLLATYEQEYELGDSLKEGGDQRESLREAARIEVGMRKFLQDTGAIGFTDTFEDLHGMAQLPGIATQRLMAEGYGFGGEGDWKTSALVRAMKVMGAGLPGGNSFMEDYTYHFQPGNELVLGSHMLEICPSIAEGKAKVEVHPLGIGGKADPARLVFNCPAGPALNATIVDLGHRFRLVVNEVEAVAPEQDLPKLPVARVLWKVKPDLSTGAAAWILAGGAHHTGYSQNLTAEYLEDFAEMAGIEYVIIDDETKLRTFKNELRYNDVAFSQR
- a CDS encoding family 43 glycosylhydrolase translates to MLTRLFPKAAVPQLRPLRWLLVLLVLLGAARPAAYALQGATGVHDPSNIVKEGNKYWVFGTGDGIATMYSTDLVNWQVGARTVFSKVAFPAWIKTKVPGFEGTFWAPDCIYMNGKYYLYYSCSTFGSSVSAIGLATNVTLDPASPNYKWEDQGEVISTNAGSNVNAIDPSLFKDSDGRVWFSYGSYWSGLRVLELDAATGKPLNGPATTQFPVVNNDPEAAALTKHGNYYYMFFNRGACCRGINSSYYIMVGRSTSPTGPFLDQNGVDLNKGGGTLVLNVDGRYVGPGHAGLFEENGATYFSHHYYDGEDNGAPKLGLAKLTWSPTDWPVVTRDWLPAGRYTITSQSSNLVWDAWGCTGVSGQAVAQGTPAGLTCQQWDFTALGTGDYKITNAMGGLAVTVAGCSPNNGALLQLGTYSFSTCKQFHMDRASDGSYVFASLNGNRVVSVPAASTTAGTQLSLADYAGTAAQRWAVAAPGVGTAAKASRKLAGVSIFPVPASRTGFILELPELRAASAVTVEVFNLQGQAVVRQTLERPQVRQNVAATLAPGLYLVRVRQGVRQFSQSITVL
- a CDS encoding aldose epimerase family protein — protein: MLRSPSCGLILGGLATLLTAASCEQQKPTGTAETTATSADTTQTASAAVPASASFGKTTDGTEVKLYTLTNAHGLKATITNYGGTLTSLLVPDKDGKLGDVVLGFDDVSGYQSPAFRKSNPYFGALIGRYGNRIKAGKFTLDGKEYTLAKNNGANTLHGGNKGFDQVIWQAEPGSSAEGPTLKLTYLSKDGEEGYPGNLRVTVTYTLTQDDALKIDYSATTDKATPVNLTNHAYFNLNHGAGKDILGHEVTLPADRYTVVDAGLIPTGELRPVRGTPFDFTAPHAIGERIAQVPGGYDHNWVLNQNTGMHAAATVYEPTTGRTMTVTTTEPGIQFYTGNFLDSTLTGKGGTVYGKHAGFCLETQHFPDSPNQPKFPSTILKPGDTLKSTTIYQFGVRK